CACCTTGAGGTCCTTGGTCGCCTTGCGGGCCTTGAACTCCTTGAGGTCCTTGGTCTCCTTGTGGGCCTTGAACTCCCTGAGGTCCTTGGTCGCCTTGTGGGCCTTGAACGCCTTGTGGTCCTTGGTCTCCTTGTGGGCCTTGAACACCCTGAGGTCCTTGGTCGCCTTGTGGTCCTTGAACTCCTTGAGGTCCTTGGTCTCCTTGCGGGCCTTGAACTCCTTGAGGTCCTTGGTCTCCTTGTGGGCCTTGAACTCCTTGAGGTCCTTGGTCACCTTGCGGGCCTTGAACTCCCTGAGGTCCTTGGTCGCCTTGTGGGCCTTGAACTCCTTGAGGTCCTTGGTCGCCTTGCGGGCCTTGAACTCCTTGAGGTCCTTGGTCGCCTTGTGGGCCTTGAACTCCCTGAGGTCCTTGGTCGCCTTGTGGGCCTTGAACGCCTTGTGGTCCTTGGTCTCCTTGTGGGCCTTGAACTCCCTGAGGTCCTTGGTCGCCTTGTGGGCCTTGAACTCCTTGAGGTCCTTGGTCGCCTTGCGGGCCTTGAACTCCTTGAGGTCCTTGGTCGCCTTGTGGGCCTTGAACTCCCTGAGGTCCTTGGTCGCCTTGTGGGCCTTGAACGCCTTGTGGTCCTTGGTCTCCTTGTGGGCCTTGAACACCCTGAGGTCCTTGGTCGCCTTGTGGTCCTTGAACTCCTTGAGGTCCTTGGTCTCCTTGCGGGCCTTGAACTCCTTGAGGTCCTTGGTCTCCTTGTGGGCCTTGAACTCCTTGAGGTCCTTGGTCACCTTGCGGGCCTTGAACTCCCTGAGGTCCTTGGTCGCCTTGTGGGCCTTGAACTCCTTGAGGTCCTTGGTCGCCTTGTGGGCCTTGAACTCCTTGAGGTCCTTGGTCGCCTTGTGGGCCTTGAACTCCTTGAGGTCCTTGGTCTCCTTGCGGGCCTTGAACTCCCTGAGGTCCTTGGTCGCCTTGTGGGCCTTGAACTCCTTGAGGTCCTTGGTCGCCTTGTGGGCCTTGAACTCCTTGAGGTCCTTGGTCTCCTTGTGGGCCTTGAACACCCTGAGGTCCTTGGTCTCCTTGTGGGCCTTGAACTCCTTGAGGTCCTTGGTCTCCTTGTGGGCCTTGAACACCCTGAGGTCCTTGGTCTCCTTGTGGGCCTTGAACTCCCTGAGGTCCTTGGTCGCCTTGAACGCCTTGAACTCCTTGTGGTCCTTGGTCGCCTTGTGGTCCTTGAACTCCTTGAGGTCCTTGGTCGCCTTGAACGCCTTGAACTCCTTGTGGTCCTTGGTCGCCTTGTGGTCCTTGAACTCCTTGAGGTCCTTGGTCGCCTTGTGGTCCTTGGTCACCTTGCGGGCCTTGAACTCCTTGAGGTCCTTGGTCGCCTTGGGTTCCTTGAACTCCTTGAGGTCCTTGGTCGCCTTGTGGTCCTTGGTCACCTTGCGGGCCTTGAACTCCTTGAGGTCCTTGGTCGCCTTGGGTTCCTTGAACTCCTTGAGGTCCTTGGTCTCCTTGTGGGCCTTGAACACCCTGAGGTCCTTGGTCTCCTTGTGGGCCTTGAACTCCTTGAGGTCCTTGGTCTCCTTGTGGGCCTTGAACACCCTGAGGTCCTTGGTCTCCTTGTGGGCCTTGAACACCCTGAGGTCCTTGGTCTCCTTGTGGGCCTTGAACACCCTGAGGTCCTTGGTCTCCTTGTGGTCCCTGAACGCCTTGAGGTCCTTGGTCGCCTTGGGTTCCTTGAACTCCTTGAGGTCCTTGGTCTCCTTGTGGGCCTTGAACACCCTGAGGTCCTTGGTCTCCTTGTGGGCCTTGAACTCCCTGAACTCCCTGAGGTCCTTGAACTCCCTGAGGGCCTTGAACTCCCTGAGGGCCTTGAACTCCCTGAGGGCCTTGAACACCCTGAGGTCCTTGAACTCCCTGAGGTCCTTGAACTCCCTGAGGTCCTTGGACGCCTTGATCAGTTCCTAAAAGTTCATCAGATACTAACCGATGGGCAGGTACTAATTGCCCCAATGTATCTTTACCCCAAACAGAAATTTGAGTTTCATTCTCTGCTGGCCCGCTTGTGGTAAAAACGAATTCAAATGCGTCGAAACCTGCAAAGAAATTCCTAGTTAAAACCACATTGGGTCCCACTGCCACTAGTTGTTGTACATATAATGTTCTGCTGCCGTTTAAAATAAAACCCTCTATCAATACAATAGAAGAATTGACAGAATCTCGATTATCTATTTTTATTGTGACCAGTTGGGTGGGTCTGACTCCTAGAACAGGATCATTTGCAATGGGTCCAGTTGATAATACTGCCATTAGGTACTCCCTCCTCTCTAGTAAAAATAAGCTTTTTTTGTGAACAAAAGATCTTTCTCAAGATCCCGTTCCCTCTATTTTATGTTTCATCCATTTACTGCGATTGTGGTTCTATCTCTATACATATGCTGAGTTTTAAGAATTTAGCTGCTCATCCGCAACAACACGCTGAACATCAATGATTTCACCATTCCCGTTTTTTCCCCAAACTGAAATATCAGTACTTTCTTCTGCTAAACCGCTTGTGGTAAAAACGAATTCATATGCGTCGAAGTCTGCTAGATAATTTTTCGTAGTAACTGTATTGGGGGCTAAAGCCATTTGTTCTAGTACATACAATGTTCGTATACCATTTAAAAAGTATCCCTGAATTAAAACAATCGAAGAATTGACTAAATCGCGGTTAATTATTTTAACGGTAACCTGCTGAATAGGCCTGATCCCACTAACAGGACTATTCTCAATAGGTCCAGTTGATAATACTGCCATTAAGTTGATCCCCCTTTCCCATTTATCAACTACAAATCCATATTATATAAAAATACTATATATAGAACAGAATAGGGATTATGTAGCTCCATGTATCATATTAATAATTTGTTGCATATGATTGTTTGTTTGCCTATTAAAAATAAAAAGGATAAAGGCCCCCTGAGAAAAAAGGTGCCCTTATCCTTGTAGATCTACAACACTCTGATAGATTTATTTTTTAATTCCTCGAATTGTTCCAACCTTTGTTTTTCATCCCATAAATAATGAAATCCCCATCTATTTGCTTTGTCCCCTTCTCGCAGCCCTTGTTTTAAAGCCGGGAAACGTGAATTTATATAGTCAAAACCTAAGTATTTATAATGTAGCAATAAAACATCATTATTGGATGGCTTTACAACGTCCCCTGTAGGTGAAGCAGTATGCCTGCCAGGACTGAAATTTATTTCTTGAATCGCGTTTGGATTAAAGATTTGAGGCTTATCGTACGTTTGACTTCTTACACCATTCCTTACCGTCTCATGTAATGGTTGATCGCTACTCGGGAAAAAATCGGAAACCATCTCATAACCATCAGGGACAATCAATGTTATTCCTTTAGAGGTGCATTCTTGCAGATATGTTCTAAGGTTAGGGTGATAGAAATGTTCATCTGCGTCACAGACAATAACCCAGTCTGCCTTTCCTCTGCTTCCTTTCCAAAATTGATTGAATTTATCTTGTGCTGATTTCACGAGAGAATTACCTTCTATTTCGAATCTATCTATAACAACTTTGGGATTTTCCCTTAACATAGATACAGAATTATCAGTTGAGCCATTATCGAAAATATAGTATTTATCCGCTATATTATCATAGTGCTTGAAAAAAAACGGGAGCATCTTTTCTTCATTCCAGCATAAAGCATATACATGTATTATCACGTGCTCTTCCCCTTTCAAACTCAAAGCTTATGGACCAACTTGCTTGATAATATATGCAACTTATATTTGTAGGGTTCAAGTCGTGGATGACGAACTTTTAGGTGAGGTGTACTATGTTTGAAAAAGATGAGCAAGAAATTCTCGCTTATTACGATGGTGGCGCGGAAATAGATTTGTTTGATCTATCCCCCCAAGCCATTGAATTCGCTCGTCAGCAACAACGGAGCAAACCCGTAATCAGCAAGCTCGAAACCGCAGATGCTAGAAATGTGAACCGTGAAGATGAAAGTGCAGATATCGTTCTATTAATGGGTCCTTTATATCATTTAACGGAGCAGCATGAACGAATAAAAGCACTGCAAGAAGCGGCACGTGTCTTAAAAAAGGGTGGGACGCTGATCACTTCAGCTATATCCAGGTTTGGCTCGTTGTTTCGGGGATTATCTGTATACGGCGACCACAATACCATTGTCGAAGAAGACGTGTTCATGGACATGGTTAGACAAGAGCTGACGAATGGCCAGCATGTACTCCCTTCCAACGTATCCCTCTTTTATCGCTCGCTCCTACTTTCATACACCTGCTGCCTTGCGAGCCGACTGGCAAGCGGCTGGATTGCAGGAGCCTCGTATTTTCGGAGTAGAGGGACCTGTCTGGATTGCTCCCGGTTTTAAAGAAAAGTGGATGGTCCCAGACCATCGCAGACGTTTGTCGGCTATTGCACGGCAGGTGGAAGAGCAGGA
This DNA window, taken from Paenibacillus kribbensis, encodes the following:
- a CDS encoding glycosyltransferase family 2 protein codes for the protein MIIHVYALCWNEEKMLPFFFKHYDNIADKYYIFDNGSTDNSVSMLRENPKVVIDRFEIEGNSLVKSAQDKFNQFWKGSRGKADWVIVCDADEHFYHPNLRTYLQECTSKGITLIVPDGYEMVSDFFPSSDQPLHETVRNGVRSQTYDKPQIFNPNAIQEINFSPGRHTASPTGDVVKPSNNDVLLLHYKYLGFDYINSRFPALKQGLREGDKANRWGFHYLWDEKQRLEQFEELKNKSIRVL
- a CDS encoding class I SAM-dependent methyltransferase translates to MFEKDEQEILAYYDGGAEIDLFDLSPQAIEFARQQQRSKPVISKLETADARNVNREDESADIVLLMGPLYHLTEQHERIKALQEAARVLKKGGTLITSAISRFGSLFRGLSVYGDHNTIVEEDVFMDMVRQELTNGQHVLPSNVSLFYRSLLLSYTCCLASRLASGWIAGASYFRSRGTCLDCSRF